In Nonomuraea muscovyensis, one genomic interval encodes:
- a CDS encoding response regulator, with protein sequence MSDTPIRLLIVDDHPIVRDGIRGMFTGDPRFEVLGEAGDGAQAVDLARALDPDVVLMDLRMPRMDGVTAIRELARLGVRARVLVLTTYDTDSDVLPAIEAGATGYLLKDAAREELARGVEAAARGEAVLSPSVATRLMGQVRRPADPLSGRELEILRLVAQGTTNREAAARLFISEATVKTHLLHIYAKLGVNDRAAAVAVAYQRGLLTVE encoded by the coding sequence TTGTCTGACACCCCCATCCGGCTGCTGATCGTCGACGACCATCCCATCGTCCGCGACGGCATCCGCGGCATGTTCACCGGTGACCCGCGCTTCGAGGTGCTCGGCGAGGCGGGTGACGGCGCGCAGGCCGTCGACCTCGCCCGCGCCCTCGACCCCGACGTCGTGCTCATGGACCTGCGGATGCCCCGCATGGACGGCGTGACGGCCATCAGGGAGCTGGCGCGGCTCGGTGTCCGGGCCCGCGTGCTGGTCCTCACCACCTACGACACCGACAGCGACGTGCTGCCCGCCATCGAGGCCGGGGCCACCGGCTACCTGCTGAAGGACGCCGCGCGTGAGGAGCTCGCGCGCGGCGTCGAGGCGGCGGCCCGCGGCGAGGCCGTCCTGTCGCCGTCCGTCGCCACCCGGCTGATGGGCCAGGTACGCCGGCCCGCCGACCCGCTGAGCGGCCGCGAGCTGGAGATCCTGCGCCTGGTGGCCCAGGGCACCACCAACCGCGAGGCGGCGGCCCGGCTGTTCATCAGCGAGGCGACGGTCAAGACCCATCTGCTGCACATCTACGCCAAGCTCGGCGTCAACGACCGGGCCGCGGCGGTCGCCGTGGCCTACCAGCGCGGCCTGCTCACCGTGGAGTGA